In the genome of Nitrospirota bacterium, the window AACTTTGAGAATCTCTCTCATTTCTTTCATGAATTCAGGGTCACCATGTGCAGCCAACCCCATAACCTTATGCTCGTCACCATATCTGAAAAATCCTAAATACTGAGTGACGGACAGATAAAAAAGCCCCAGCGAATGCGGAAAAAACACCCTGTCTCCAACCTCCAGCATATTATCCACACCTTTCCCCCACATCGTCCCCACAAAATCACCAAAGCAATCCACTGAAACGAGTGCGGCCTCCCTAAATGGGGAAACAAAAAAAGAACTCGACAAATGGGCCACATGATGTTCCACATTATGAACCTCAGCCTTTATCTTTTGACACATAAAACTCAACTCACGGTTCAAGACTTCACCAATGTCTCTGATTCTATTAGCATTTTTAAGACGGTAAGCAACCGATTTCAGAGAAGGCCGTTTCGAAAAGGCAAATAACGCTTTCTTTAAAAGATTAGCATTGGGTTTCCTGTTAACGGCTATATGATCTATATCCTTAAACTCGATTCCAGCCTCATTAAGGCAGTATATTATCGCCTCAGACGGAAAGCCTGCCCAGTGTTTTATCCTTGTAAACCGTTCCTCCTCAGCAGCGGCAATTAACTCTCCATCCGCCACAATACAGGCCGAGGAATCGCCATAATAGGCATTTAAACCAAGAATAATCATTTAGCCTCCGTATTCCCAAAAAATCGATATCTTCATACTTGTCACACCCTGGGAGCAACCAACTTTTCACCAACTCCCCAATTTTTAAACCTCACAATCCTTCTGTAGAGATAAAGATAACTAACTGAAAAGAGAAAGAATATGAAGAGTAACACAGGGGTGTTTGAATGAAATGGAAAGGCCATAACATTAAATATTGCAACCAACACCCAGATATAGACGGAGGTCTTCGGGTTACTCCTTGCTATTCGCCTGTAAATAAGCATATGAAAGTGCACTCCGTCGGGCTTGAATGCTGAAAGGCCCCGCTTGAATTTCTTCCTGTAAACCGAGAAAAAAAGCTCAAATATCGGATAGGCAAGTATAACCAGGGGAAACCAGGGCGATATACCGGGATTCCTCTTTACAAGGAGTATGGATATCTCGGCAAGTATAAAGCCGATAAAATAGGCACCGCCGTCTCCAAGAAATATTCTGCCCCTGGGGAAATTCCATACAAAAAAACCTGCTATTGCAACAATAAGTACAGTGCATACTCCCAACATCAATTGATCTCCGTAAAGATAAGATGCCGCAGCAAACGATAACAGGATAATAATCGATACCCCGGAGGCAAGGCCGTTAAACCCGTCTATTATATTAATGGCATTGGATAACCCTGCAACGGCAATTATGGTAAAAGGAATTGCCATCCATAACGGCATTCTCAGCAGCCCTAAATCATAAACTATACTATCCATCAGAACCATAGCCAGTACGGCACCCACCATTATTATTGAGAGCCTCAACCTCGGACTGATGTTTGACGTTACATCCTCATAAAACCCAATTACAAATGCAGGCAGTGCTGACAGAGCAAGATACTCCCCTTCTTTCCCAAACATACTCAACCCGACTATTACAGCAATAACTATTCCCAGCCCTCCAGCCCTCGGGGTTGGCACATCATGGAATCTCTGAGGCTTATCAGTATCTGCATGGTCAATACAGAATGACCGGATGTGGAAATTCCTTATTACTATAAACTGGATTACAAAGGATGCAAAAAATGGCAAGGTAGTTAGCAGTAGGATATGGTTCATAACTTTCTATTTTATAGGGAATGCCCTTATTTGTCCTGTATTTGCTGTAATCCCGGACACACCACCATTTGGTATATCCAATGCCCTGCATGAGAATATCAATACGGGAAGACCTTTGTCTACACCTAATCGTAAAAAATTGGTTCGATTTTGTAAAAAAATGACCTGAGCTATCCAGGCTCAATCTTCATTTCATAATTAGTCATTCTGGTTCAAGGCATAAGGGGGGTTAATCGTGGAATAACTTCTTTGACAGATTCTGATAATCTCCCCCAAGTACCCGAATACCCTACCTCGGCAATTTAAGTTATCTCAATTCAGCAACATAAGTCAAGTGTCAGAGATGCCTATGTCAAAGAGATGCTTAGGGCTGATTAGAACCTGGGGCTATCTTCTTGATTTCAGGGACTACATCATCAACTGAATTGCTCATAACGATATCGCCACATCCTGAAATGTATTTGCCAGGCTCATTCATATGAAGGAACACTTTGAGGATGAGATAGCAATCCCTGCATATCTTCATCCATCACCCATAAAACTCTCTTATTTTCTGCACAACATATAAGACCTGATCATCCCCCAGTTCCGGATACAATGGAAGCAGCAATGCCTTCTTAAAAAACTCTTCAGTCCGCGGAAGACTAAAATTACCCAGACCAAGGGCCTTGAATTGATGAACTGCCTTTCCACCCCACTGGACTACCACCTCGACACCGTTTTCCCTGAGATATGACATCAATTCGTCCCTTGTTTCAGCCTCGATTTCATAGTTCTGAAAGACGTCATAATGCTCGTCATCCTCTACCGGCGG includes:
- a CDS encoding glycosyltransferase — encoded protein: MNHILLLTTLPFFASFVIQFIVIRNFHIRSFCIDHADTDKPQRFHDVPTPRAGGLGIVIAVIVGLSMFGKEGEYLALSALPAFVIGFYEDVTSNISPRLRLSIIMVGAVLAMVLMDSIVYDLGLLRMPLWMAIPFTIIAVAGLSNAINIIDGFNGLASGVSIIILLSFAAASYLYGDQLMLGVCTVLIVAIAGFFVWNFPRGRIFLGDGGAYFIGFILAEISILLVKRNPGISPWFPLVILAYPIFELFFSVYRKKFKRGLSAFKPDGVHFHMLIYRRIARSNPKTSVYIWVLVAIFNVMAFPFHSNTPVLLFIFFLFSVSYLYLYRRIVRFKNWGVGEKLVAPRV